The genomic region GTGTCGGGGCTGGAACCTGAAAAAGCAGAGGAGATACGGACACTTCTCGCGTATGACTCAAAGACTGCGGGAGGCCTAATGACCACTCAGGTTGCGCGCGTCTCAAAAGATGAATTTGCAGATAAGGCAATTCAACATCTACGGAGGCGGCGGGAAGAATTTGAGACCATTTATTACCTCTATGTTGTCGACGACAGAGATTCACTGATCGGCGTCGTATCGATGCGAGAACTATTGCTCAGCAGCCAGCAAACACATGTTTCGGAAATCATGCAGACACAACTCTTTGGCGTATGCAGACCCGATGATGATCGCGAGCTCGTCGCTCGACGTCTAAGCGAGCACAACCTCCTAGCAGTGCCTGTGGTTGAGCCCGAAACGCAGCGGCTCTTGGGCATTGTCACCCATGATGATGTCATCGACGCGGTTCACGAGGCGGCAACTGAGGACCTCCAAATTCTCGTAGGTGCTGGTGGTGATGAAAAAATTCACGATCCGCTTTCCCAAAGTGTCCGCAAACGCATCCCGTGGTTGCTTGTGAATCTAATCACAGCCTGCGCCGCTGCCGCAATCATCTACATTTTTCAGGAACAGATCCAACAACTCACGATTCTAGCCGTGTTTATGCCGATTGTCGCTTCCTTGGCGGGCAACACCGGCTCTCAGACACTTGCCGTTTCGATTCGTAGCATAGCCATGGACGAAATACGTCCAGGAGAGATATTGGCGATTTGTGTTCGAGAGACTCTCAAGGGATTGATGAACGGTGCTCTAGTAGGTATCGCCTCCGCAGTATTGGGGCTTATCACCACTCAGGATATACGAATCGCCGGCGTTCTATTCGCAGCGATGGTTTTAAGTATGAGCCTGTCAGGCTTCGCCGGTGCTTTTGTCCCCTTGACACTGAGAAAAATAAATCTCGATCCCGCTCAAAGCGCATCGATTTTTCTTACCGCGATTACCGATGTAGCCGGATTCTTTATATTTCTCCAGCTGGGTGCCTGGGCCTTGCTGTGATCTCTACCCCAGGCAAGGCCCAAC from Opitutales bacterium harbors:
- the mgtE gene encoding magnesium transporter encodes the protein MNRNRELFDENWLSTVFINLSVEETLKLDPSLLETIPAAAFARLTHRFETEERRKLLRSISEEKAVEVLAEMDAQFSAETLSAMREERAIRLLGDFDPDDAVDIIEELDESDRSRLVSGLEPEKAEEIRTLLAYDSKTAGGLMTTQVARVSKDEFADKAIQHLRRRREEFETIYYLYVVDDRDSLIGVVSMRELLLSSQQTHVSEIMQTQLFGVCRPDDDRELVARRLSEHNLLAVPVVEPETQRLLGIVTHDDVIDAVHEAATEDLQILVGAGGDEKIHDPLSQSVRKRIPWLLVNLITACAAAAIIYIFQEQIQQLTILAVFMPIVASLAGNTGSQTLAVSIRSIAMDEIRPGEILAICVRETLKGLMNGALVGIASAVLGLITTQDIRIAGVLFAAMVLSMSLSGFAGAFVPLTLRKINLDPAQSASIFLTAITDVAGFFIFLQLGAWALL